Proteins found in one Bacillus subtilis subsp. subtilis str. 168 genomic segment:
- the yuxL gene encoding putative acylaminoacyl-peptidase (Evidence 3: Putative function from multiple computational evidences; PubMedId: 8576092, 11406580; Product type e: enzyme): MKKLITADDITAIVSVTDPQYAPDGTRAAYVKSQVNQEKDSYTSNIWIYETKTGGSVPWTHGEKRSTDPRWSPDGRTLAFISDREGDAAQLYIMSTEGGEARKLTDIPYGVSKPLWSPDGESILVTVSLGEGESIDDREKTEQDSYEPVEVQGLSYKRDGKGLTRGAYAQLVLVSVKSGEMKELTSHKADHGDPAFSPDGKWLVFSANLTETDDASKPHDVYIMSLESGDLKQVTPHRGSFGSSSFSPDGRYLALLGNEKEYKNATLSKAWLYDIEQGRLTCLTEMLDVHLADALIGDSLIGGAEQRPIWTKDSQGFYVIGTDQGSTGIYYISIEGLVYPIRLEKEYINSFSLSPDEQHFIASVTKPDRPSELYSIPLGQEEKQLTGANDKFVREHTISIPEEIQYATEDGVMVNGWLMRPAQMEGETTYPLILNIHGGPHMMYGHTYFHEFQVLAAKGYAVVYINPRGSHGYGQEFVNAVRGDYGGKDYDDVMQAVDEAIKRDPHIDPKRLGVTGGSYGGFMTNWIVGQTNRFKAAVTQRSISNWISFHGVSDIGYFFTDWQLEHDMFEDTEKLWDRSPLKYAANVETPLLILHGERDDRCPIEQAEQLFIALKKMGKETKLVRFPNASHNLSRTGHPRQRIKRLNYISSWFDQHL; the protein is encoded by the coding sequence ATGAAAAAGCTGATAACCGCAGACGACATCACAGCGATTGTCTCTGTGACCGATCCTCAATACGCCCCAGACGGTACCCGTGCCGCATATGTAAAATCACAAGTAAATCAAGAGAAAGATTCGTATACATCAAATATATGGATCTATGAAACGAAAACGGGAGGATCTGTTCCTTGGACACATGGAGAAAAGCGAAGCACCGACCCAAGATGGTCTCCGGACGGGCGCACGCTTGCCTTTATTTCTGATCGAGAAGGCGATGCGGCACAGCTTTATATCATGAGCACTGAAGGCGGAGAAGCAAGAAAACTGACTGATATCCCATATGGCGTGTCAAAGCCGCTATGGTCCCCGGACGGTGAATCGATTCTGGTCACTGTCAGTTTGGGAGAGGGGGAAAGCATTGATGACCGAGAAAAAACAGAGCAGGACAGCTATGAACCTGTTGAAGTGCAAGGCCTCTCCTACAAACGGGACGGCAAAGGGCTGACGAGAGGTGCGTATGCCCAGCTTGTGCTTGTCAGCGTAAAGTCGGGTGAGATGAAAGAGCTGACAAGTCACAAAGCTGATCATGGTGATCCTGCTTTTTCTCCTGACGGCAAATGGCTTGTTTTCTCAGCTAATTTAACTGAAACAGATGATGCCAGCAAGCCGCATGATGTTTACATAATGTCACTGGAGTCTGGAGATCTTAAGCAGGTTACACCTCATCGCGGCTCATTCGGATCAAGCTCATTTTCACCAGACGGAAGGTATCTTGCTTTGCTTGGAAATGAAAAGGAATATAAGAATGCTACGCTCTCAAAGGCGTGGCTCTATGATATCGAACAAGGCCGCCTCACATGTCTTACTGAGATGCTGGACGTTCATTTAGCGGATGCGCTGATTGGAGATTCATTGATCGGTGGTGCTGAACAGCGCCCGATTTGGACAAAGGACAGCCAAGGGTTTTATGTCATCGGCACAGATCAAGGCAGTACGGGCATCTATTATATTTCGATTGAAGGCCTTGTGTATCCGATTCGTCTGGAAAAAGAGTACATCAATAGCTTTTCTCTTTCACCTGATGAACAGCACTTTATTGCCAGTGTGACAAAGCCGGACAGACCGAGTGAGCTTTACAGTATCCCGCTTGGACAGGAAGAGAAACAGCTGACTGGCGCGAATGACAAGTTTGTCAGGGAGCATACGATATCAATACCTGAAGAGATTCAATATGCTACAGAAGACGGCGTGATGGTGAACGGCTGGCTGATGAGGCCTGCACAAATGGAAGGTGAGACAACATATCCACTTATTCTTAACATACACGGCGGTCCGCATATGATGTACGGACATACATATTTTCATGAGTTTCAGGTGCTGGCGGCGAAAGGATACGCGGTCGTTTATATCAATCCGAGAGGAAGCCACGGCTACGGGCAGGAATTTGTGAATGCGGTCAGAGGAGATTATGGGGGAAAGGATTATGACGATGTGATGCAGGCTGTGGATGAGGCTATCAAACGAGATCCGCATATTGATCCTAAGCGGCTCGGTGTCACGGGCGGAAGCTACGGAGGTTTTATGACCAACTGGATCGTCGGGCAGACGAACCGCTTTAAAGCTGCCGTTACCCAGCGCTCGATATCAAATTGGATCAGCTTTCACGGCGTCAGTGATATCGGCTATTTCTTTACAGACTGGCAGCTTGAGCATGACATGTTTGAGGACACAGAAAAGCTCTGGGACCGGTCTCCTTTAAAATACGCAGCAAACGTGGAGACACCGCTTTTGATACTGCATGGCGAGCGGGATGACCGATGCCCGATCGAGCAGGCGGAGCAGCTGTTTATCGCTCTGAAAAAAATGGGCAAGGAAACCAAGCTTGTCCGTTTTCCGAATGCATCGCACAATTTATCACGCACCGGACACCCAAGACAGCGGATCAAGCGCCTGAATTATATCAGCTCATGGTTTGATCAACATCTCTAA
- the thrB gene encoding homoserine kinase (Evidence 1a: Function from experimental evidences in the studied strain; PubMedId: 3098560, 22720735; Product type e: enzyme) — translation MNEADMLFSVTVPGSTANLGPGFDSVGMALSRYLKLTVFESDKWSFEAETETVAGIPAGTDNLIYQVAKRTADLYGKEMPPVHVKVWSDIPLARGLGSSAAAIVAAIELADELCGLKLSEADKLHLASLEEGHPDNAGASLVGGLVIGLHEDDETQMIRVPNADIDVVVVIPFYEVLTRDARDVLPKEFPYADAVKASAVSNILIAAIMSKDWPLVGKIMKKDMFHQPYRAMLVPELSKVEHVAEMKGAYGTALSGAGPTILVMTEKGKGEELKEQLALHFPHCEVDALTVPKEGSIIERNPLYQVKSV, via the coding sequence ATGAACGAAGCCGACATGCTGTTCTCTGTCACTGTTCCCGGAAGCACAGCTAACCTAGGCCCCGGCTTTGATTCAGTCGGAATGGCGCTCAGCAGATATTTGAAGCTGACCGTCTTTGAAAGCGACAAATGGTCTTTTGAGGCTGAAACAGAAACAGTCGCCGGAATTCCGGCGGGTACAGATAACCTGATCTACCAAGTGGCTAAACGGACCGCAGATTTGTACGGAAAAGAAATGCCTCCTGTCCATGTGAAGGTGTGGAGCGACATCCCGCTTGCACGCGGCCTTGGCAGCAGCGCCGCAGCGATTGTAGCGGCCATTGAACTGGCTGATGAATTATGCGGCTTAAAGCTGTCTGAAGCGGACAAGCTGCATTTAGCGAGTCTAGAAGAAGGACACCCGGACAATGCTGGCGCTTCTCTCGTCGGCGGACTTGTGATCGGCCTGCATGAGGATGACGAGACCCAAATGATCCGCGTCCCGAATGCTGACATTGACGTAGTCGTTGTCATTCCTTTTTATGAAGTGCTGACAAGAGACGCGAGAGACGTGCTTCCGAAGGAGTTTCCATATGCCGATGCCGTAAAAGCAAGTGCTGTCAGCAATATCCTCATTGCTGCGATCATGTCCAAGGATTGGCCGCTTGTCGGGAAAATCATGAAGAAGGATATGTTCCATCAGCCGTACCGGGCGATGCTTGTGCCTGAGCTGTCAAAAGTAGAGCACGTCGCCGAGATGAAGGGCGCATATGGAACGGCTCTCAGCGGAGCAGGCCCAACGATTCTCGTCATGACCGAAAAAGGAAAGGGAGAAGAGCTAAAAGAACAGCTCGCGCTTCATTTCCCTCATTGTGAAGTAGACGCTTTGACCGTTCCGAAAGAGGGAAGTATAATAGAGCGAAATCCTTTATATCAAGTAAAAAGTGTATAG
- the thrC gene encoding threonine synthase (Evidence 1a: Function from experimental evidences in the studied strain; PubMedId: 3098560, 3139660, 8768250; Product type e: enzyme) produces MWKGLIHQYKEFLPVTDQTPALTLHEGNTPLIHLPKLSEQLGIELHVKTEGVNPTGSFKDRGMVMAVAKAKEEGNDTIMCASTGNTSAAAAAYAARANMKCIVIIPNGKIAFGKLAQAVMYGAEIIAIDGNFDDALKIVRSICEKSPIALVNSVNPYRIEGQKTAAFEVCEQLGEAPDVLAIPVGNAGNITAYWKGFKEYHEKNGTGLPKMRGFEAEGAAAIVRNEVIENPETIATAIRIGNPASWDKAVKAAEESNGKIDEVTDDEILHAYQLIARVEGVFAEPGSCASIAGVLKQVKSGEIPKGSKVVAVLTGNGLKDPNTAVDISEIKPVTLPTDEDSILEYVKGAARV; encoded by the coding sequence ATGTGGAAAGGACTTATCCATCAATATAAAGAATTTTTACCTGTAACAGATCAAACACCGGCGCTAACTTTACATGAAGGAAACACACCTCTTATTCACCTGCCGAAGCTGTCTGAGCAGCTCGGAATTGAGCTTCATGTCAAAACGGAAGGCGTCAATCCTACGGGATCATTTAAAGATCGCGGAATGGTTATGGCTGTGGCAAAGGCAAAAGAAGAAGGCAATGACACGATTATGTGCGCGTCAACAGGTAACACTTCCGCTGCTGCGGCAGCATATGCAGCCCGTGCTAACATGAAATGCATTGTCATCATCCCGAACGGAAAAATTGCATTTGGAAAACTCGCTCAAGCTGTCATGTACGGAGCCGAGATTATCGCAATTGACGGAAACTTTGACGATGCGCTTAAAATTGTCCGTTCCATCTGTGAGAAATCACCGATTGCCCTTGTCAACTCAGTCAACCCTTACCGCATTGAAGGCCAAAAAACTGCTGCCTTCGAAGTGTGCGAACAGCTGGGGGAAGCGCCTGATGTTTTAGCGATCCCGGTCGGAAATGCTGGAAACATCACTGCGTACTGGAAGGGCTTCAAGGAATATCATGAGAAAAACGGCACAGGCCTTCCGAAAATGCGCGGCTTTGAAGCTGAGGGTGCGGCGGCAATCGTGCGCAATGAAGTGATTGAAAATCCGGAAACAATAGCGACAGCCATTCGTATCGGAAACCCGGCAAGCTGGGACAAAGCTGTAAAGGCAGCCGAGGAATCCAATGGGAAAATTGACGAAGTCACTGATGATGAAATCCTTCACGCATATCAGCTGATCGCCCGTGTAGAAGGCGTGTTTGCAGAACCAGGTTCTTGCGCGTCTATCGCAGGAGTGCTGAAACAGGTGAAATCCGGAGAAATTCCGAAAGGCAGCAAGGTCGTAGCTGTGTTAACAGGAAACGGACTGAAAGATCCGAACACAGCGGTCGACATTTCAGAAATCAAGCCTGTCACATTGCCGACTGATGAAGACAGCATCCTTGAATATGTAAAAGGAGCGGCCCGTGTATGA